A region from the Cannabis sativa cultivar Pink pepper isolate KNU-18-1 chromosome 9, ASM2916894v1, whole genome shotgun sequence genome encodes:
- the LOC133031249 gene encoding uncharacterized protein LOC133031249 — MRYFPLTPRLKRLYCSRHTAEDMRWHYSQRPKEDGVLRHPADAEEWKQFDRLHPSFDVEPSNVRLGLATDGFNPFGNMSNSYSLWPVICVPYNLPPWKCMSSESLLLTLLIPGPSSLGKDIDVFMRPLIDELKQLWETGVETRDAYNGTVFSMRAAVLWTINDFPAYALMSGWSTKGYMACPTCNEHTPSIGLNSKIGYVGHRRFLEMSDPRRRSKKYNGKPEKRAPPPVLTGDDILSQLDRIPLTLPGKHKQFGGVKRKRSSEELNWSKKSIFFELEYWKSKSLRHNLDVMHIEKNVCDSLVGTLLSIDGKSKDTDKARMDLQDLQIRRELWLYEDRNGKWKKPPASYTLSVQEQIEFADFIKSVRFPGGFAANLDKNVNLDTGKISGLKSHDCHVLLQRLLPAGIRKFLKKEIRDTIIELCVYFKQLCSRTLHVSDLEKMQTNILTILCKLETIFPPTFFDIMVHVVMHLPKEAILGGPVQYRWMYPIERSMSVYKQYVRNRARPEGSIAESFVVNEALTFCSMYFREVETRFNRPDRNNDIVQNMPTR, encoded by the coding sequence ATGCGTTACTTCCCACTCACACCTAGGCTGAAACGATTATATTGCTCAAGACACACTGCGGAGGATATGCGGTGGCATTACTCGCAGAGACCAAAAGAAGACGGTGTGCTTAGGCATCCTGCGGATGCTGAAGAATGGAAGCAGTTTGACCGCCTTCATCCGTCTTTTGATGTTGAACCTAGTAATGTCAGACTGGGATTGGCGACTGacggttttaatccatttggcaacatgagcaACTCTTACAGCCTGTGGCCAGTTATTTGTGTCCCATATAATTTGCCACCGTGGAAGTGTATGAGTTCTGAATCGTTGTTGTTGACCTTATTAATTCCAGGTCCATCATCTCTTGGGAAAGACATAGATGTATTCATGAGACCGTTAATTGATGAACTGAAACAGTTGTGGGAGACGGGTGTTGAAACCCGAGATGCCTACAACGGAACTGTGTTTTCAATGCGTGCGGCAGTGTTGTGGACAATAAATGACTTTCCTGCTTATGCTCTAATGTCTGGTTGGAGCACAAAAGGGTATATGGCGTGTCCCACTTGCAATGAACATACTCCTTCCATTGGCCTAAATAGTAAGATTGGATATGTTGGCCACAGACGCTTTCTCGAAATGAGTGATCCGAGAAGGAGAAGCAAAAAGTACAATGGTAAGCCTGAGAAGAGAGCACCACCTCCTGTATTGACGGGGGATGATATTTTATCTCAATTAGACCGAATTCCATTGACTTTGCCTGGAAAACACAAACAGTTCGGGGGTGTGAAACGGAAGCGTTCTAGTGAAGAGCTCAATTGgtctaaaaaaagtattttttttgagCTTGAGTACTGGAAGTCAAAGTCCTTACGACATAATCTTGATGTAATGCACATTGAGAAAAATGTGTGTGACAGCTTAGTAGGTACTCTTCTAAGTATCGACGGGAAGTCAAAGGATACCGACAAGGCGAGAATGGATTTGCAAGACTTGCAAATACGACGAGAGTTGTGGTTGTATGAAGACCGGAATGGGAAGTGGAAGAAGCCTCCAGCTAGTTACACACTTAGTGTTCAAGAACAGATTGAATTTGCAGACTTCATAAAGTCTGTACGATTTCCGGGCGGTTTTGCAGCAAACTTAGACAAAAATGTAAATTTGGATACGGGCAAGATTTCCGGGCTcaaatcacatgattgtcatgtGTTGTTACAACGTTTACTACCGGCAGGTATCCGTAAGTTCTTGAAAAAAGAAATCCGGGACACAATCATTGAGCTGTGTGTGTATTTCAAACAATTATGCTCAAGAACACTTCATGTTTCGGATTTAGAAAAAATGCAAACAAATATTCTAACTATTTTGTGCAAGTTAGAAACAATTTTTCCACCGACCTTCTTCGACATAATGGTTCACGTAGTTATGCATCTCCCTAAAGAAGCTATACTAGGTGGACCAGTGCAGTACAGGTGGATGTATCCCATTGAGCGCTCAATGTCTGTGTACAAGCAATATGTCAGGAATCGTGCCCGTCCGGAAGGCTCTATTGCTGAATCTTTTGTGGTTAATGAGGCATTAACCTTTTGCTCAATGTACTTTCGAGAAGTGGAAACTCGATTCAACCGTCCTGACCGGAACAATGACATTGTCCAAAACATGCCAACTCGATAA